A single genomic interval of Cucumis sativus cultivar 9930 chromosome 5, Cucumber_9930_V3, whole genome shotgun sequence harbors:
- the LOC101207748 gene encoding serine/threonine-protein kinase WNK8 isoform X1, with translation MWLLRPFLNTFLLWSSLSDSLLFPVTGFSSLFNFFLFLFRLSFSVTLSCGSDLIMSGNSEADDRGIVEKDPSGRYIRYDEILGKGAFKTVYKAFDEVGGIEVAWSQVDIEDVLQSPEQLQRLYSEVHLLKSLKHENIIKFYSYWVDDKHKTINMITELFTSGSLRQYRKKHRKVDLKAFKNWARQILRGLTYLHGHNPPIIHRDLKCDNIFVNGNTGEVKIGDLGLAIVMQQPTARSVIGTPEFMAPELYDEDYNELVDIYSFGMCMLEIVTCEYPYNECKNSAQIFKKVTSGIKPASLEKVLDPQVKQFIEKCLVPASTRLPASELLKDPFLAAESPKDNSSELSRSLNEHFKSVNPPLLGSHPMETDHNCTKLSGSVASSVKSNNGISHFSTQELQRLTENNELTLKGDMTDHNTMSFHLRIAELYGKSRNIHFAFYLDSDTSLAIALEMVEQLELSNEDATIIAKLIDELIAKFVPSWKPCPNYCEEQQQNTPHSPEAQEDKTFISPFFSELVLSSPMVAAARNNLTGLAKVEDQENQQSIISCASVEYIYSTVSDYSIGKGSECGEFGHPDCEKAYISSGTIDLDAEAVGSLSTTIDFAKPSLISSCSEMSKELSLSSFSTLSMEERDHQDELKMEIDAIDLQYHQCLCELSRMREEAIESAKKRWMSKKKATGI, from the exons ATGTGGCTTCTGAGGCCTTTTCTGAACACCTTTCTCCTTTGGTCGTCCTTATCTGACTCTTTGCTCTTTCCAGTAACTGggttttcttctctctttaacttctttctttttctctttcgtCTGTCTTTCTCCGTTACGTTGAGTTGCGGTTCGGATTTGATCATGTCTGGGAATTCTGAGGCTGATGATCGTGGGATTGTCGAGAAGGATCCATCTGGACGATATATACGg TATGATGAGATATTGGGTAAAGGGGCATTCAAGACAGT TTACAAAGCATTCGATGAAGTTGGTGGAATCGAAGTTGCTTGGAGTCAGGTGGACATTGAAGATGTCTTGCAGTCCCCAGAGCAACTCCAAAGATTATATTCTGAGGTCCATCTGTTGAAGTCACtgaaacatgaaaatatcatCAAGTTCTATAGCTATTGGGTTGATGATAAACATAAGACTATCAACATGATTACAGAATTGTTCACTTCTGGGAGTTTGAGGCA ATATCGAAAGAAGCATAGGAAAGTTGACTTGAAGGCCTTCAAGAACTGGGCAAGGCAGATACTGCGAGGTTTAACGTATTTGCATGGTCACAACCCTCCAATCATTCACAGGGATTTGAAATGTGATAATATATTTGTCAATGGAAATACTGGAGAAGTTAAAATTGGAGATCTCGGATTGGCAATTGTCATGCAGCAGCCTACTGCTCGAAGTGTAATTG GCACTCCAGAGTTCATGGCTCCAGAACTTTATGATGAGGACTATAATGAACTTGTTGACATATATTCTTTTGGCATGTGCATGTTGGAAATTGTTACTTGTGAATACCCATATAATGAGTGCAAAAATTCTGCCCAAATATTCAAGAAGGTTACTTCA GGTATAAAGCCGGCTTCCCTTGAGAAAGTACTGGATCCTCAAGTTAAGCAATTTATTGAGAAGTGCCTGGTTCCTGCATCCACGAGATTACCTGCTAGTGAACTCTTGAAAGATCCTTTCCTTGCGGCTGAAAGTCCTAAGGACAATAGCTCTGAACTTTCAAGGTCATTGAATGAGCATTTCAAATCTGTGAATCCTCCACTGCTTGGTTCTCATCCAATGGAAACAGACCATAACTGCACCAAGCTCTCAGGTTCAGTGGCCTCATCTGTCAAAAGCAATAATGGAATTTCTCACTTTTCAACTCAAGAACTTCAGAGGCTCACTGAAAATAATGAATTGACACTGAAAGGAGACATGACTGATCATAATACGATGTCATTTCATTTGCGTATTGCTGAACTATATG gTAAATCTAGGAATATTCATTTTGCCTTCTATCTCGACTCTGATACTTCTTTGGCAATTGCTTTGGAGATGGTTGAACAACTTGAACTGTCGAATGAAGATGCGACTATCATAGCAAAGCTAATTGATGAGTTAATTGCTAAGTTTGTTCCTAGCTGGAAACCATGTCCAAACTATTGTgaagaacaacaacaaaatactcCTCATAGTCCTGAAGCTCAAGAGGATAAGACCtttatttctcctttcttctcTGAGCTGGTACTGTCATCTCCCATGGTGGCTGCTGCAAGGAATAATCTGACAGGTTTGGCAAAGGTCGAAGATCAAGAAAACCAGCAGTCGATTATTTCGTGTGCTTCCGTGGAATACATTTACTCAACTGTCTCAGACTACAGCATAGGAAAAGGATCAGAGTGTGGTGAGTTTGGTCACCCTGATTGTGAAAAAGCTTATATTAGCAGTGGAACAATTGATTTAGATGCAGAAGCTGTTGGATCTCTTTCGACGACAATTGATTTTGCAAAACCGTCACTAATCTCTTCCTGCTCAGAAATGTCGAAAGAATTGAGTTTGTCTAGCTTTTCAACTCTTTCTATGGAAGAAAGAGATCACCAAGATGAACTGAAGATGGAGATTGATGCTATTGATTTGCAGTATCATCAGTGCCTTTGTGAACTGTCAAGAATGAGAGAGGAAGCAATAGAAAGTGCTAAGAAGAGGTGGATGTCTAAGAAGAAAGCTACGGGTATTTGA
- the LOC101207748 gene encoding serine/threonine-protein kinase WNK8 isoform X2 → MIVGLSRRIHLDDIYGYKAFDEVGGIEVAWSQVDIEDVLQSPEQLQRLYSEVHLLKSLKHENIIKFYSYWVDDKHKTINMITELFTSGSLRQYRKKHRKVDLKAFKNWARQILRGLTYLHGHNPPIIHRDLKCDNIFVNGNTGEVKIGDLGLAIVMQQPTARSVIGTPEFMAPELYDEDYNELVDIYSFGMCMLEIVTCEYPYNECKNSAQIFKKVTSGIKPASLEKVLDPQVKQFIEKCLVPASTRLPASELLKDPFLAAESPKDNSSELSRSLNEHFKSVNPPLLGSHPMETDHNCTKLSGSVASSVKSNNGISHFSTQELQRLTENNELTLKGDMTDHNTMSFHLRIAELYGKSRNIHFAFYLDSDTSLAIALEMVEQLELSNEDATIIAKLIDELIAKFVPSWKPCPNYCEEQQQNTPHSPEAQEDKTFISPFFSELVLSSPMVAAARNNLTGLAKVEDQENQQSIISCASVEYIYSTVSDYSIGKGSECGEFGHPDCEKAYISSGTIDLDAEAVGSLSTTIDFAKPSLISSCSEMSKELSLSSFSTLSMEERDHQDELKMEIDAIDLQYHQCLCELSRMREEAIESAKKRWMSKKKATGI, encoded by the exons ATGATCGTGGGATTGTCGAGAAGGATCCATCTGGACGATATATACGg TTACAAAGCATTCGATGAAGTTGGTGGAATCGAAGTTGCTTGGAGTCAGGTGGACATTGAAGATGTCTTGCAGTCCCCAGAGCAACTCCAAAGATTATATTCTGAGGTCCATCTGTTGAAGTCACtgaaacatgaaaatatcatCAAGTTCTATAGCTATTGGGTTGATGATAAACATAAGACTATCAACATGATTACAGAATTGTTCACTTCTGGGAGTTTGAGGCA ATATCGAAAGAAGCATAGGAAAGTTGACTTGAAGGCCTTCAAGAACTGGGCAAGGCAGATACTGCGAGGTTTAACGTATTTGCATGGTCACAACCCTCCAATCATTCACAGGGATTTGAAATGTGATAATATATTTGTCAATGGAAATACTGGAGAAGTTAAAATTGGAGATCTCGGATTGGCAATTGTCATGCAGCAGCCTACTGCTCGAAGTGTAATTG GCACTCCAGAGTTCATGGCTCCAGAACTTTATGATGAGGACTATAATGAACTTGTTGACATATATTCTTTTGGCATGTGCATGTTGGAAATTGTTACTTGTGAATACCCATATAATGAGTGCAAAAATTCTGCCCAAATATTCAAGAAGGTTACTTCA GGTATAAAGCCGGCTTCCCTTGAGAAAGTACTGGATCCTCAAGTTAAGCAATTTATTGAGAAGTGCCTGGTTCCTGCATCCACGAGATTACCTGCTAGTGAACTCTTGAAAGATCCTTTCCTTGCGGCTGAAAGTCCTAAGGACAATAGCTCTGAACTTTCAAGGTCATTGAATGAGCATTTCAAATCTGTGAATCCTCCACTGCTTGGTTCTCATCCAATGGAAACAGACCATAACTGCACCAAGCTCTCAGGTTCAGTGGCCTCATCTGTCAAAAGCAATAATGGAATTTCTCACTTTTCAACTCAAGAACTTCAGAGGCTCACTGAAAATAATGAATTGACACTGAAAGGAGACATGACTGATCATAATACGATGTCATTTCATTTGCGTATTGCTGAACTATATG gTAAATCTAGGAATATTCATTTTGCCTTCTATCTCGACTCTGATACTTCTTTGGCAATTGCTTTGGAGATGGTTGAACAACTTGAACTGTCGAATGAAGATGCGACTATCATAGCAAAGCTAATTGATGAGTTAATTGCTAAGTTTGTTCCTAGCTGGAAACCATGTCCAAACTATTGTgaagaacaacaacaaaatactcCTCATAGTCCTGAAGCTCAAGAGGATAAGACCtttatttctcctttcttctcTGAGCTGGTACTGTCATCTCCCATGGTGGCTGCTGCAAGGAATAATCTGACAGGTTTGGCAAAGGTCGAAGATCAAGAAAACCAGCAGTCGATTATTTCGTGTGCTTCCGTGGAATACATTTACTCAACTGTCTCAGACTACAGCATAGGAAAAGGATCAGAGTGTGGTGAGTTTGGTCACCCTGATTGTGAAAAAGCTTATATTAGCAGTGGAACAATTGATTTAGATGCAGAAGCTGTTGGATCTCTTTCGACGACAATTGATTTTGCAAAACCGTCACTAATCTCTTCCTGCTCAGAAATGTCGAAAGAATTGAGTTTGTCTAGCTTTTCAACTCTTTCTATGGAAGAAAGAGATCACCAAGATGAACTGAAGATGGAGATTGATGCTATTGATTTGCAGTATCATCAGTGCCTTTGTGAACTGTCAAGAATGAGAGAGGAAGCAATAGAAAGTGCTAAGAAGAGGTGGATGTCTAAGAAGAAAGCTACGGGTATTTGA